In one window of Paraburkholderia sp. BL10I2N1 DNA:
- a CDS encoding response regulator, with translation MNIPTQDQANVVTEVVSTFGWFTNSWPARPGEHYPVSATLAGYPWSGRRPEGATLHPGADGLKPLLDMVPSAVIVIDKALRVVLVNERAVALFGYTSKELGGMSFAQLFPRMADNDAKDRSGPFAPGAPCDGLADSGELRTAIARCKDGGERAVSMKCTRYAPDDASLWIVMMMVDPCEQEKARHADLQRAHLASLSELGEMAAVLAYEVNQPLTAILSNAQSAQRFLESTPSDLSDLREALADIVADGWRATEIVRKLRHFVKRGTPETLPLDLGNLVRGVMHLLRRDAVMRGVRVTLDVARNVPTVRGDNIQLQQVMINLLLNAFDAIEGCRAEDRLVSVKISAAPQGEGVKITVSDRGPGLIADQISEVFKPFTTSKPQGLGLGLPISRSIVSMHHGRLWAESNSDRGATFHVLLPSASAAEGSGHAPDPVSGPASVVFVVDDDEHVRIALGRLIRSAGYRVETFDSAEAFIARADLEGHPACLLLDLQLPGLSGLALQRQLHEWLPIIFMSGHSDLNSAVDAMKAGATDFLPKPVSESVLLDVLEQALERARQMFESRAKRADIQNRLDHLTPREREVMTLVVAGYLNKQVASELGAAEKTIKIHRARVMEKMKAGSLAELVRLAEKADFAPTKGAGQ, from the coding sequence ATGAATATCCCCACGCAGGATCAAGCCAATGTAGTGACGGAAGTCGTGTCAACTTTTGGGTGGTTCACGAACTCATGGCCTGCCCGGCCGGGCGAGCACTATCCGGTGTCTGCGACGCTGGCTGGATACCCCTGGTCGGGCCGTCGCCCCGAAGGAGCGACACTCCACCCTGGAGCCGATGGCCTGAAGCCATTGCTCGACATGGTGCCCAGTGCGGTGATCGTCATTGACAAGGCTCTCAGGGTAGTACTGGTCAATGAACGTGCGGTGGCGCTTTTCGGCTATACATCGAAGGAGCTGGGCGGCATGTCCTTCGCCCAATTGTTTCCCCGCATGGCCGACAATGACGCGAAAGACCGATCCGGACCGTTTGCACCCGGCGCACCGTGTGATGGCCTGGCAGACTCCGGTGAGTTACGAACGGCCATCGCAAGGTGCAAGGATGGAGGCGAACGTGCGGTCAGCATGAAATGCACGCGATACGCACCTGATGACGCATCCCTGTGGATCGTGATGATGATGGTCGACCCGTGTGAGCAGGAGAAAGCCCGTCATGCTGACCTGCAAAGGGCGCATCTTGCGTCCCTATCCGAGCTGGGCGAGATGGCGGCCGTTCTTGCGTATGAGGTCAACCAGCCTCTTACCGCCATCCTGAGCAACGCACAGTCTGCGCAGCGATTCCTGGAGTCGACCCCGAGCGATCTCTCCGACTTGCGAGAAGCATTGGCGGACATCGTGGCCGATGGCTGGCGGGCCACTGAAATCGTCCGCAAGCTGCGGCACTTCGTCAAGAGGGGCACTCCCGAGACGCTGCCGCTCGATCTGGGCAACCTCGTCCGCGGGGTGATGCACCTCTTGCGTCGCGATGCGGTGATGCGGGGCGTACGCGTGACGCTGGATGTCGCCAGGAATGTGCCGACGGTGCGCGGCGACAACATCCAGTTGCAGCAAGTCATGATCAATCTGCTGCTGAACGCGTTCGACGCAATAGAGGGATGCCGTGCGGAGGATCGCCTGGTGTCGGTGAAAATCAGTGCCGCGCCGCAAGGAGAGGGGGTCAAAATCACGGTGAGCGATCGCGGCCCTGGCCTGATTGCGGATCAGATCAGCGAGGTATTCAAGCCTTTCACCACATCGAAGCCGCAAGGGCTGGGGCTTGGCCTGCCGATCAGCCGCTCGATCGTCTCGATGCACCACGGACGCCTGTGGGCCGAAAGCAACAGCGACCGGGGCGCAACGTTCCACGTCCTGCTTCCATCAGCGAGCGCGGCTGAAGGCTCCGGACACGCGCCAGACCCAGTGAGCGGACCCGCTTCAGTGGTGTTCGTCGTCGATGACGACGAACACGTGCGCATCGCCCTCGGACGACTGATTCGCTCAGCCGGGTATCGCGTGGAGACGTTCGACAGCGCGGAGGCGTTTATTGCACGGGCCGATCTCGAGGGCCACCCGGCCTGTCTGCTGCTCGACCTGCAACTTCCGGGTCTGAGTGGACTGGCGCTGCAACGCCAATTGCATGAGTGGCTGCCCATCATATTCATGTCCGGGCACAGCGACCTGAATTCCGCTGTCGATGCAATGAAGGCGGGCGCGACAGACTTTCTGCCAAAGCCGGTCAGTGAAAGCGTCCTGCTCGACGTGCTCGAACAGGCGCTCGAACGGGCGCGGCAGATGTTCGAGTCGCGCGCGAAACGGGCGGACATTCAGAACCGGCTCGATCATCTCACGCCGCGCGAGCGCGAAGTGATGACGCTCGTGGTGGCGGGCTATTTGAACAAGCAGGTTGCAAGCGAGCTGGGCGCGGCAGAAAAGACGATCAAGATTCATCGCGCACGGGTGATGGAAAAGATGAAAGCCGGTTCGCTTGCCGAGCTGGTTCGTCTCGCCGAAAAGGCCGACTTTGCACCGACGAAAGGCGCAGGCCAATAG
- a CDS encoding response regulator, which translates to MGNLKPTAAVVDDDESVGRAIKRLLRSVGIEAEVFTSGEAFLDTLSSLPSYQPDCVILDIQMPGTNGLEIQHQLVGRGMPVIMITAGDDALAREQALAAGAVGYLRKPFNGSVLIRIVQGAMGLPPTP; encoded by the coding sequence ATGGGTAACCTCAAACCAACTGCGGCCGTTGTCGACGATGACGAATCTGTCGGAAGGGCGATCAAGCGCCTGTTGAGGTCGGTTGGCATAGAGGCGGAGGTATTCACCAGCGGTGAGGCGTTTCTGGACACGCTGTCGTCCCTGCCTTCGTACCAGCCGGACTGTGTGATCCTCGACATCCAGATGCCCGGTACCAACGGCCTGGAGATTCAGCACCAGTTGGTGGGCCGCGGGATGCCAGTCATCATGATCACGGCTGGCGACGACGCGCTCGCGCGTGAGCAGGCACTGGCGGCAGGCGCCGTCGGTTACCTGCGCAAGCCCTTCAACGGTTCTGTCCTGATTCGCATCGTTCAGGGCGCGATGGGGCTCCCGCCCACGCCCTGA
- a CDS encoding efflux RND transporter periplasmic adaptor subunit has translation MPPGTVALTLLIALLTLVAGCGKKEAPPVASAPEVTVMTVTPRDTPVEFEFTAQTESSREVQIRARVDGFLERRTYDEGALVKVGQTMFLMDPKPFEAALQTAKGQLAQQQARYQVAKANLARVQPLVAQNALSKKDLDDAIGGEAQAAAAVIAAKGEVETAELNLSYTNIKSPLTGLSSFAKQQDGSYVTATQSGLLTTVYQLNPMWVNFSISENEMLRYRDQIAAGLLRFPPNKEFTVSLVLADGSLYSERGSIDFANPAFSTETGTFLVRAVFDNPKAVLRPGQFVRARVGGAIRPNAILVPQRAVLQGSKSHFVWVVDNESKGHQRVVEVGEWHGDDWFVIDGLKAGERVVVDGAIRVTPDTQLKIVQRLSGSGGPAQPAGTQAGTQAGASATSAAPSVEAPPAPASGASAPQ, from the coding sequence ATGCCGCCTGGCACAGTGGCCTTGACGCTGCTTATCGCGCTGCTCACGCTCGTCGCCGGATGCGGCAAGAAGGAAGCGCCGCCGGTAGCCAGTGCGCCCGAGGTCACGGTGATGACGGTCACGCCGCGGGATACACCGGTCGAATTCGAATTCACCGCGCAGACCGAGAGTTCGCGTGAAGTCCAGATCCGCGCCCGCGTGGACGGCTTTCTCGAGCGGCGCACGTATGACGAAGGGGCACTGGTGAAGGTGGGCCAGACCATGTTTCTGATGGACCCCAAGCCGTTCGAGGCCGCGTTGCAGACGGCAAAAGGGCAACTGGCCCAGCAGCAGGCGAGGTACCAGGTGGCGAAGGCCAATCTCGCCCGTGTGCAACCGCTGGTCGCGCAGAACGCGTTGAGCAAGAAGGATCTCGATGATGCTATCGGCGGCGAGGCGCAGGCCGCCGCGGCCGTCATCGCCGCCAAGGGCGAAGTGGAGACCGCCGAGCTGAATCTCAGCTATACGAACATCAAATCCCCTCTGACCGGCCTGTCGAGCTTTGCGAAGCAACAGGACGGCAGCTATGTCACGGCGACCCAGTCAGGGTTGCTGACCACCGTGTATCAGCTCAATCCGATGTGGGTGAATTTCAGCATCTCCGAGAATGAAATGCTGAGATACCGGGACCAGATTGCCGCAGGACTGCTGCGCTTCCCGCCGAATAAAGAGTTCACCGTGTCGCTCGTCCTCGCGGACGGCTCGCTCTATTCGGAACGCGGCTCTATCGACTTCGCCAATCCCGCTTTCAGCACGGAAACGGGGACCTTTCTGGTGCGAGCCGTGTTCGACAATCCCAAAGCGGTGTTGCGTCCGGGACAGTTCGTGCGGGCGCGCGTGGGCGGAGCGATCCGGCCGAACGCGATTCTCGTGCCTCAGCGCGCGGTGCTGCAAGGCTCGAAAAGTCACTTTGTCTGGGTGGTGGACAACGAGTCGAAGGGCCATCAGCGGGTCGTCGAAGTTGGCGAATGGCATGGCGATGACTGGTTCGTCATCGACGGACTGAAGGCCGGCGAGCGCGTCGTGGTTGACGGTGCGATCCGCGTCACGCCCGATACGCAGCTCAAGATCGTCCAGCGGCTGTCGGGCTCGGGCGGCCCGGCGCAACCGGCAGGCACTCAGGCAGGCACTCAGGCAGGCGCATCCGCGACATCCGCCGCGCCGTCAGTCGAAGCCCCGCCGGCGCCAGCCTCCGGCGCCAGCGCGCCCCAGTGA